In Vreelandella piezotolerans, one genomic interval encodes:
- a CDS encoding putative quinol monooxygenase, with protein MSKKIYCIASFKPKAGKEEAVFKALQSLEPNTHREDACLHYTVTRQIDNPFAQGTSYPIVFHEIWASREEFEAHCQRKEIQEFFAQHVESPDGDIEDANVCVYTDEPWNFDAPKVS; from the coding sequence ATGTCGAAAAAAATCTACTGCATCGCAAGCTTCAAACCCAAAGCCGGTAAAGAGGAAGCCGTCTTCAAAGCGCTGCAGAGCCTGGAGCCTAATACGCATCGCGAAGATGCCTGCCTGCACTACACGGTGACCCGCCAAATCGATAACCCGTTTGCCCAGGGCACTAGCTATCCCATCGTGTTTCACGAGATTTGGGCCAGTCGTGAAGAGTTCGAGGCGCACTGCCAGCGCAAAGAAATTCAAGAGTTCTTCGCCCAGCACGTTGAGTCGCCCGATGGCGATATCGAAGACGCCAACGTGTGCGTCTACACCGATGAGCCGTGGAATTTTGATGCGCCCAAGGTGTCATGA
- a CDS encoding haloacid dehalogenase type II: protein MQPVLAFDVYGTLIDTQGVTIELKRRLQDAQQAGEFAKRWREKQLEYSFRHGLMGAYVPFAECTREALVFTDRALQTGLSDNDRDHLMAVYAELPAFPDVVPALDRLRDAGIRCVAFSNGTEDAVNQLLTRAGVKSHMDAVVSVDAIKRFKPDPAVYAYLRTRLETRPETTWLISSNPFDVIGATHAGLRSAWVRRHSDAPFDPWGIEPDMTVPELETLAERMMR, encoded by the coding sequence ATGCAACCGGTACTCGCTTTTGACGTATACGGCACGCTGATTGATACCCAAGGCGTGACGATCGAGCTGAAACGTCGCCTGCAAGATGCGCAGCAGGCGGGAGAGTTCGCCAAGCGCTGGCGGGAAAAACAGCTAGAGTACAGCTTTCGCCATGGGCTGATGGGCGCCTATGTGCCCTTTGCCGAGTGTACCCGCGAGGCGCTGGTATTTACCGACCGCGCGCTGCAAACCGGCCTGTCGGATAACGATCGTGACCACTTGATGGCGGTTTATGCTGAGCTGCCCGCTTTTCCCGATGTGGTGCCTGCGCTGGATCGACTGCGCGATGCCGGTATTCGCTGTGTGGCGTTTTCGAACGGTACCGAAGATGCCGTCAATCAGCTGTTGACGCGCGCCGGGGTGAAAAGTCACATGGACGCCGTGGTGAGTGTCGACGCCATTAAGCGCTTCAAGCCCGACCCCGCCGTTTACGCCTATCTTCGCACACGGTTAGAGACGCGGCCGGAAACCACATGGCTCATCTCCAGTAACCCGTTCGATGTGATTGGTGCCACCCATGCGGGCTTGCGCAGTGCCTGGGTACGTCGCCATTCGGATGCACCGTTCGACCCTTGGGGGATCGAACCCGATATGACGGTGCCCGAGTTGGAGACGTTGGCAGAACGCATGATGCGATAG
- a CDS encoding response regulator transcription factor, with the protein MMPAPHHLLLIDDDPILGEQLITLLSQRNYRVTHCLDADSGFRCVQENDIHLLLLDVRLPGMSGLELLAVLRDRFSLPVLMLSACGAEEERIKGLQHGADDYLAKPFHPLELALRIDALLRRSAPPPAAQAQCLQVDDLSLDASRTELKVAGQAVELTPLQFRLLWLLAHHRGQTLSKTYLYHRLFQREYSPYDRSLDIHVSRVRRKLSGAGFDALRLQTQHGKGYCLQ; encoded by the coding sequence ATGATGCCTGCTCCTCACCACCTCTTATTGATCGACGATGACCCTATCCTTGGTGAGCAGTTGATCACGCTGCTCAGCCAGCGTAACTACCGCGTTACTCACTGCCTGGATGCCGACAGCGGTTTTCGATGTGTACAGGAAAACGATATCCATCTGCTGCTACTGGACGTCCGACTGCCGGGCATGAGCGGCTTGGAGCTACTCGCAGTGCTGCGTGACAGGTTCTCCCTGCCCGTTTTAATGCTGAGCGCGTGCGGGGCCGAAGAAGAGCGCATCAAAGGGCTACAGCACGGCGCGGATGACTATTTGGCCAAGCCCTTCCACCCGCTCGAATTGGCGCTGCGTATCGACGCATTGCTGCGTCGCTCGGCCCCGCCACCCGCTGCCCAAGCACAGTGCTTGCAGGTGGATGACCTCTCCCTTGACGCCTCTCGCACAGAGCTCAAAGTGGCAGGGCAAGCCGTCGAGCTTACCCCGCTACAGTTTCGTTTACTGTGGCTGTTGGCCCATCACCGAGGCCAAACGCTGAGCAAGACGTATCTCTATCATCGCCTGTTTCAGCGGGAGTACAGCCCCTATGACCGTAGCCTGGATATACACGTCAGCCGCGTTCGTCGTAAGCTCAGCGGTGCCGGATTCGACGCGCTAAGGCTGCAAACTCAGCACGGCAAAGGGTACTGCTTGCAATGA